From one Flavobacteriales bacterium genomic stretch:
- a CDS encoding GH3 auxin-responsive promoter family protein: MPLNALFGFLIKKRLQQIELFRDHPHLAQLEQFHSLLRMARYTEWGRQHDYGSITTVDEYRERVPIQDYESVKPYVARLRKGEQNLLWPTDMKWFAKSSGTTSDRSKYIPVSREALEECHYKGGKDLIALHYQQRPESKLYQGMSLVVGGSSAIEHLRADAYTGDLSAIIIRNLPVWVEVRRTPVIETALMENWEEKIERMARETMREDVRCIAGVPSWTLVLLHRILELTGKRDILQVWPNLELFMHGGVSFRPYRERYQDLIRSPHMNYIESYNASEGFFAVQDRRGADDMLLMLDYGIFYEFMALDEIAAARPRTLLLNEVEPDVSYALVISTNGGLWRYMPGDTVRFTSVKPYRLQVSGRTRSFINAFGEELIVDNADRGIEAACQATGAVVSEYTAAPVFMGSDARGGHEWAIEFARDPDDLGRFTDALDQAMRALNSDYDAKRRGDMALRRPLVHALPVGTYHAWMRERGKLGGQNKVPRLCNDRALIESILAPVHA, translated from the coding sequence TACGGCTCCATCACCACCGTGGATGAGTACCGGGAGCGCGTGCCCATCCAGGACTACGAATCCGTGAAGCCCTACGTGGCCCGCCTGCGCAAGGGCGAGCAGAACCTGCTCTGGCCAACGGACATGAAGTGGTTCGCCAAGAGCAGCGGCACCACCAGCGACCGCAGCAAGTACATCCCCGTGAGCCGTGAGGCCCTGGAGGAATGCCATTACAAGGGCGGCAAGGACCTGATCGCGCTGCACTACCAGCAGCGTCCGGAGAGCAAGCTCTATCAGGGCATGAGCCTGGTGGTGGGCGGCAGCAGCGCCATCGAGCACTTGCGCGCCGATGCCTACACCGGCGACCTCAGCGCCATCATCATCCGCAACCTGCCGGTATGGGTGGAGGTGCGGCGCACACCCGTGATCGAGACCGCCCTGATGGAGAATTGGGAGGAGAAGATCGAGCGCATGGCGCGGGAGACCATGCGAGAGGATGTGCGCTGCATCGCGGGTGTGCCCAGCTGGACCCTCGTGTTGCTGCACCGCATCCTGGAGCTCACCGGCAAGCGTGACATCTTGCAGGTGTGGCCCAACCTCGAGCTCTTCATGCACGGCGGCGTGAGCTTCAGGCCCTACCGCGAGCGGTACCAGGACCTGATCCGCTCGCCGCACATGAACTACATCGAGAGCTACAACGCCAGCGAGGGCTTCTTCGCCGTGCAGGACCGCCGCGGCGCCGACGACATGCTGCTCATGCTCGACTACGGCATCTTCTACGAGTTCATGGCGCTAGACGAGATCGCTGCAGCCCGCCCGCGCACGCTGCTGCTGAATGAAGTGGAGCCCGATGTGAGCTACGCCCTCGTGATCAGCACCAACGGCGGGCTGTGGCGCTACATGCCCGGCGATACCGTGCGCTTCACCAGCGTGAAGCCGTACCGGTTGCAGGTGAGCGGACGCACCAGGAGCTTCATCAATGCCTTCGGCGAAGAGCTCATCGTCGATAACGCCGATCGCGGCATCGAGGCCGCCTGCCAGGCGACCGGCGCCGTAGTGAGCGAGTACACGGCTGCGCCGGTGTTCATGGGCAGCGATGCGCGCGGCGGGCACGAATGGGCCATTGAGTTCGCGCGCGATCCGGATGACCTCGGCCGATTCACCGACGCCCTCGACCAGGCCATGCGCGCGCTCAACAGCGACTACGACGCCAAGCGCCGCGGGGACATGGCCCTGCGAAGGCCCCTGGTGCACGCCTTGCCGGTTGGCACGTACCATGCATGGATGCGCGAGCGCGGCAAGCTCGGCGGGCAGAACAAGGTGCCCCGCCTGTGCAACGACCGCGCACTGATCGAATCGATCCTCGCCCCCGTGCACGCATGA
- a CDS encoding glutamate racemase, translated as MDARPIGIFDSGIGGLTVMTAIRQALPRERLLYFGDNAHMPYGARSLDEVRDFSLSICGALIAQGCKLIVIACNTASAAALKEARARWPDFPFVGMEPAVKPAAEQTHSGVVGVIATVATFQSVLYASVVERFSQGVEVLHQPCPGLVKQIEAGELDTPRTEQMLRGWLEPMLAKGIDALVLGCTHYPIVRPMIERIVGPGVRVIDPAPAVTRQVARVLGERGLLAEAAAGGGTRVCTSGDTTAFSGMMARMGMPSTSVEQAVWTNGGLVLPG; from the coding sequence GTGGACGCGCGACCGATCGGCATCTTCGATTCCGGCATCGGCGGGCTCACGGTGATGACGGCCATCCGGCAGGCGCTCCCCCGGGAGCGCCTGCTCTATTTCGGCGACAACGCGCATATGCCATACGGCGCCCGCTCGCTCGATGAGGTGCGCGATTTCAGCTTGTCCATTTGCGGCGCGCTGATCGCCCAAGGCTGCAAACTGATCGTGATCGCGTGCAATACGGCGAGCGCGGCCGCGCTGAAAGAGGCCCGTGCGCGCTGGCCCGATTTCCCCTTCGTGGGCATGGAGCCGGCGGTGAAGCCCGCCGCAGAGCAAACGCACAGCGGTGTAGTGGGCGTGATCGCCACGGTGGCAACGTTCCAGAGCGTCCTATACGCGTCGGTGGTGGAGCGCTTCTCGCAGGGCGTAGAGGTGCTGCATCAGCCCTGCCCCGGATTGGTGAAGCAGATCGAGGCTGGGGAACTGGACACGCCGCGCACCGAGCAGATGCTGCGCGGCTGGTTGGAGCCGATGCTCGCGAAAGGCATCGACGCGCTCGTGCTCGGCTGCACGCACTATCCCATCGTGAGGCCGATGATCGAGCGCATCGTTGGCCCAGGGGTGCGCGTGATCGATCCTGCCCCTGCGGTAACCAGGCAAGTGGCACGCGTGCTCGGCGAGCGCGGGCTGCTTGCCGAGGCGGCTGCCGGTGGCGGCACGCGCGTATGCACGAGCGGTGATACCACGGCGTTCTCCGGGATGATGGCGCGCATGGGCATGCCATCAACGTCCGTGGAGCAGGCCGTCTGGACCAACGGGGGACTGGTGCTCCCGGGCTGA
- a CDS encoding deoxynucleoside kinase, whose amino-acid sequence MHIAIAGNIGSGKTTLTQLLAKHYKWEQLQEAVDNNPYLFDFYKDMQRWSFNLQIFFLNSRFEQLLEIRSSGRNVIQDRTIYEDAYIFAPNLHAMGLMTTRDFENYHRLFRNMENAIQPPDLLIFLQAPVEKLVKQIAERGRDYEASISIDYLKRLNERYDAWIEKYDKGKLLVIDVEDNAFHTDPEDLGRIINRIDAEVHGLFPMEKPAAKAEMKPLKKGTLKPLPSKNGTKPAAAVKPAAAGRAVAKKR is encoded by the coding sequence ATGCACATCGCCATCGCAGGCAACATCGGCTCCGGCAAGACCACGCTCACGCAGCTGCTGGCCAAGCACTACAAATGGGAGCAACTGCAAGAGGCCGTGGACAACAACCCCTACCTCTTCGACTTCTACAAGGACATGCAGCGCTGGAGCTTCAACCTCCAGATCTTCTTCCTCAACTCGCGCTTCGAGCAGCTGCTCGAGATCCGCAGCAGCGGCCGCAATGTGATACAGGACCGCACCATCTATGAGGACGCCTACATCTTCGCGCCCAACCTGCACGCGATGGGCCTGATGACCACGCGCGACTTCGAGAACTACCATCGCCTCTTCCGGAACATGGAGAATGCGATCCAGCCGCCCGACCTGCTCATCTTCCTCCAGGCTCCTGTGGAGAAGCTCGTGAAGCAGATCGCCGAACGGGGCCGCGATTACGAGGCCAGCATCAGCATCGATTACCTCAAGCGCCTCAATGAGCGCTACGATGCATGGATCGAGAAGTATGACAAGGGCAAATTGCTGGTGATCGATGTGGAGGACAATGCGTTCCACACCGATCCGGAGGACCTCGGCCGGATCATCAACCGGATCGATGCGGAGGTCCATGGCCTCTTCCCCATGGAGAAGCCGGCCGCCAAGGCGGAGATGAAGCCGCTGAAGAAGGGCACACTGAAGCCATTGCCCAGCAAGAACGGCACGAAGCCCGCGGCAGCGGTCAAACCCGCTGCGGCAGGCAGGGCCGTGGCGAAGAAGCGCTGA